A genomic segment from Alteribacillus bidgolensis encodes:
- a CDS encoding Crp/Fnr family transcriptional regulator, which produces MPKKKLKLNRFFAQLTDENKELLLANGTSQIVKSKKVLFTEGEDPEYVYLIRSGIVRLSKMTVEGKEFSVHLKQKDELVGEVGLFNEMAISVTATVEEEAELIRFDRKTLEKIFRENGDIAVAFMKWFASHTQSTQSKFRDLLLCGKKGGLYSTLIRFGNSYGVEHDHGTFIEVELTNQDLANYIGTTREGVNRMMNELKKERVIDYEDNHILLLDIAYLKDYLQCGECPVEICTI; this is translated from the coding sequence ATGCCTAAAAAGAAACTTAAGCTCAACCGTTTCTTTGCCCAGTTAACCGACGAGAACAAAGAGCTGCTGCTAGCCAATGGGACAAGTCAAATAGTAAAGTCTAAGAAAGTGTTATTTACAGAGGGAGAAGACCCTGAATATGTATATTTAATACGTTCTGGTATTGTCCGTTTAAGCAAAATGACGGTAGAGGGAAAAGAATTTTCTGTCCACCTTAAACAAAAAGATGAATTAGTCGGAGAAGTAGGCTTATTTAATGAAATGGCTATTAGCGTTACAGCGACAGTAGAAGAAGAGGCTGAGTTAATACGATTTGACCGGAAGACCTTAGAAAAAATATTTAGAGAGAATGGGGATATTGCTGTGGCATTTATGAAATGGTTTGCCAGCCACACGCAGTCGACTCAATCTAAATTCCGTGATTTACTGCTTTGCGGCAAAAAAGGAGGGTTGTATTCCACATTAATCCGTTTTGGTAATTCTTATGGAGTAGAGCATGACCATGGTACTTTTATTGAAGTAGAGCTGACGAATCAAGATCTAGCAAATTATATAGGGACAACCAGAGAAGGTGTCAATCGGATGATGAATGAATTAAAAAAAGAAAGGGTTATTGATTACGAAGATAATCATATTTTACTGCTTGATATTGCTTATTTAAAAGATTATTTACAGTGCGGGGAGTGTCCTGTAGAAATCTGCACAATATAA
- a CDS encoding 4Fe-4S dicluster domain-containing protein encodes MNKIMYLEFERCIGCRACQAACRECGGHDAKERNYVEYVDFMESRQTYPMLCMQCKDPACARVCPANAIQITEDGVVLSAMEEKCIGCRNCTFGCPFGIPKFDFEENKMYKCDMCYDRSQYDIAPMCASVCPSDAIRFIDFDEMQALRRRRTQMNLVEGKKPTEQDKWEYVPEFFGVYTGQ; translated from the coding sequence ATGAATAAAATCATGTATCTTGAATTTGAACGTTGTATTGGCTGCCGTGCATGTCAAGCGGCTTGCCGTGAATGCGGAGGACATGATGCAAAAGAGCGAAATTATGTAGAATACGTGGATTTTATGGAGAGCAGGCAAACGTATCCCATGTTGTGCATGCAGTGTAAAGACCCAGCATGTGCTAGAGTCTGTCCCGCTAATGCAATACAGATAACAGAAGACGGAGTCGTGTTATCTGCAATGGAAGAGAAATGCATCGGCTGTCGAAATTGCACCTTTGGCTGTCCCTTTGGCATACCGAAATTCGATTTTGAGGAAAACAAAATGTACAAATGCGATATGTGTTACGACCGCTCCCAATACGATATTGCACCGATGTGTGCATCAGTATGTCCAAGTGATGCGATTCGCTTTATTGATTTTGATGAAATGCAAGCTCTTCGCAGACGCCGCACACAAATGAATTTAGTAGAAGGAAAAAAACCAACAGAACAGGATAAATGGGAATACGTACCTGAATTTTTTGGTGTATATACCGGCCAATAA
- a CDS encoding cold-shock protein — MEQGTVKWFNAEKGFGFIEREGADDVFVHFSAIQDEGFKTLEEGQSVSFDIVDGQRGPQAANVQK; from the coding sequence ATGGAACAAGGTACAGTAAAATGGTTTAATGCAGAAAAAGGATTTGGATTTATTGAACGTGAAGGTGCTGACGATGTATTCGTACACTTCTCTGCTATTCAAGACGAAGGGTTTAAAACTTTAGAAGAAGGACAAAGCGTTTCTTTTGACATTGTGGACGGTCAACGCGGACCACAAGCAGCTAACGTACAAAAATAA
- a CDS encoding ubiquinol-cytochrome c reductase iron-sulfur subunit has product MNDKKYTKRNQSNSNSDMVNLVNNLDQKTDLKYNRRAFLKTAAGASVALGVATLPLSVRTLVGAFEDDSDHVEIVKLSELPKGSSVKFNYPTEEDSALLVHTKSGELKAYNNACTHLMCPVFYEEKEEVLLCPCHKGYFDLNNGQPIAGPPQRELPLIEVEVINGVVYAVDRKYRHG; this is encoded by the coding sequence ATGAATGATAAAAAGTATACAAAACGAAATCAGTCTAATAGCAATAGTGATATGGTAAATTTGGTGAACAATCTTGATCAAAAAACAGATTTGAAATATAATCGGCGAGCTTTTTTAAAAACGGCTGCAGGCGCTTCAGTTGCATTAGGAGTTGCTACACTGCCGTTATCTGTACGCACGCTCGTTGGGGCTTTTGAAGATGATTCAGACCATGTGGAAATAGTGAAACTCTCTGAACTTCCAAAAGGATCTTCTGTAAAATTTAATTATCCGACAGAGGAAGATTCAGCCTTGCTTGTACACACGAAATCAGGCGAGTTAAAAGCATATAATAACGCATGTACCCATTTAATGTGTCCTGTGTTTTATGAAGAAAAAGAAGAAGTGCTGCTTTGTCCCTGTCACAAAGGATATTTTGATCTTAATAATGGTCAGCCAATTGCAGGACCGCCGCAGCGTGAACTTCCTTTGATTGAAGTGGAAGTAATCAATGGGGTTGTATATGCCGTTGATAGGAAGTATCGCCATGGGTAA
- a CDS encoding MFS transporter — protein sequence MKRDAKISKRILILTTLAMAFSFTVWASLSPLATEFQEMYGLTNTEKSILVAVPVLLGSVIRIPLGIFTDKYGGRKVFTGLLLFTIIPLVGVSFSSSYFMLLFWAFFLGVSGASFAVSIAFVSKWTPKEKQGTALGINGMGNIGTAAASFSLPAAAALLGIQGAFWMLMLPIVIMSILIWFWTPETPKTGETNTILGSLEVLKYKNSWVLSLFYFVTFGAFVAFGIYLPTLLMDLYNITAVDAGVRAGGFVVLATLARPLGGNLADKLGAGKILTIVFLGIIAGALGISFSMTSLVVMTIPCLLVAFMTGIGNGAVFKLVPQLFPKATGAVTGIVGAAGGLGGFFPPILLGTVKDFTGSYVWGFIFLSIVAFTCFIINKTYYDRNKKLNIKAART from the coding sequence ATGAAAAGAGATGCAAAAATAAGTAAAAGAATATTAATTTTAACCACATTGGCAATGGCTTTTTCTTTTACTGTCTGGGCATCATTATCACCGCTTGCAACCGAATTCCAGGAAATGTACGGGCTGACGAATACAGAGAAAAGTATTTTAGTTGCGGTGCCAGTCTTGCTTGGATCGGTAATAAGAATACCTTTAGGAATTTTTACAGATAAGTATGGAGGCCGCAAAGTGTTTACCGGACTTCTGCTGTTTACCATCATCCCTCTAGTTGGGGTCAGCTTTTCTTCCTCTTACTTTATGTTATTATTTTGGGCTTTCTTTTTAGGAGTGTCTGGAGCTTCCTTTGCAGTGTCTATAGCTTTTGTGTCAAAGTGGACACCGAAAGAAAAACAGGGAACCGCTCTTGGTATTAACGGCATGGGAAATATCGGAACAGCAGCTGCCAGCTTTTCTTTACCTGCAGCAGCAGCTTTACTCGGTATTCAGGGAGCTTTTTGGATGTTGATGCTTCCAATAGTCATAATGAGTATTCTTATATGGTTTTGGACGCCGGAAACACCAAAAACCGGAGAGACAAACACGATATTAGGTTCTTTGGAAGTGTTGAAATATAAAAACAGCTGGGTTCTTTCATTATTTTATTTTGTTACATTTGGAGCTTTTGTAGCTTTTGGGATTTATCTGCCTACTTTGCTAATGGACTTATACAATATAACAGCCGTTGACGCAGGGGTAAGAGCAGGCGGATTTGTTGTGCTTGCCACACTGGCTCGGCCGCTTGGCGGAAATTTAGCAGACAAATTAGGGGCAGGCAAGATATTAACCATCGTATTTCTTGGAATCATTGCCGGCGCTCTTGGAATAAGTTTTAGCATGACGAGTCTTGTCGTTATGACCATTCCTTGTTTGCTGGTAGCTTTTATGACAGGAATTGGGAATGGCGCAGTGTTTAAGCTTGTCCCGCAGTTGTTCCCTAAGGCAACTGGTGCCGTTACTGGGATCGTCGGGGCAGCTGGTGGCTTAGGAGGTTTTTTTCCTCCAATTTTACTTGGTACCGTGAAAGATTTTACAGGTAGTTATGTATGGGGGTTCATTTTTCTATCTATTGTCGCTTTTACTTGTTTCATTATAAATAAAACATATTATGATCGAAATAAAAAATTAAACATAAAAGCAGCTCGGACCTAA